One window of Peteryoungia desertarenae genomic DNA carries:
- a CDS encoding virulence factor, whose translation MADKIVVYWRDIPAQVIVKQGRKSAKRELSLRFTEAIDMAAMRTGAAETDAYLADWRKADPVPVGDDLEAEAESAAAEIEANYDKTRLVALVHAGGRDNG comes from the coding sequence ATGGCAGACAAGATCGTCGTTTACTGGCGGGATATCCCGGCCCAGGTGATCGTCAAGCAGGGACGCAAATCGGCAAAGCGTGAGCTCTCTCTCCGCTTCACCGAAGCCATCGACATGGCTGCGATGCGCACCGGCGCTGCCGAAACCGACGCCTATCTTGCTGACTGGCGCAAGGCCGATCCGGTGCCTGTCGGCGACGATCTCGAAGCCGAAGCCGAAAGCGCTGCCGCCGAGATCGAGGCTAACTACGACAAGACCCGCCTCGTGGCCCTCGTCCATGCCGGAGGCCGCGACAATGGCTGA
- a CDS encoding methylenetetrahydrofolate reductase C-terminal domain-containing protein — protein sequence MAEPVLVDPGAPKKGNAAPAAKAATGAFTPAGVSPNRRARRSYTIRLWAVRNSRFFEWFYRNFANAFLFLHPIWKALGYNRVEKPITFVERNVKGLLFDCRMCGQCVLSSTGMSCPMNCPKQLRNGPCGGVRANGNCEVEPDMPCVWVQAWNGSRNMVAGDAILKVQKPVNQSLRETSSWLRVTAEAAAEREKQTAKEA from the coding sequence ATGGCTGAGCCCGTACTCGTCGATCCCGGCGCGCCGAAAAAAGGCAATGCCGCCCCGGCTGCCAAGGCCGCCACCGGTGCCTTCACCCCGGCCGGCGTCTCGCCCAATCGCCGCGCACGCCGTTCTTACACGATCCGCCTCTGGGCGGTGCGCAATTCGCGCTTCTTCGAATGGTTTTATCGCAACTTCGCCAATGCCTTCCTCTTCCTCCACCCCATCTGGAAGGCGCTCGGCTATAACCGCGTCGAAAAGCCGATCACCTTTGTCGAGCGCAATGTGAAGGGCCTGCTCTTCGACTGTCGCATGTGCGGCCAGTGCGTGCTGTCCTCGACCGGTATGTCCTGCCCGATGAACTGTCCGAAACAGCTGCGCAACGGCCCCTGCGGCGGCGTCCGCGCCAATGGCAATTGCGAGGTCGAGCCGGACATGCCCTGCGTCTGGGTCCAGGCCTGGAACGGCTCGCGCAACATGGTTGCGGGTGACGCGATCCTGAAGGTGCAGAAGCCGGTCAACCAGTCGCTGCGCGAGACATCCTCCTGGCTGCGCGTGACGGCGGAAGCCGCCGCCGAGCGGGAAAAACAGACGGCAAAGGAAGCCTGA